The following DNA comes from Marinilactibacillus sp. Marseille-P9653.
ATAGAATCCCGAATGGAATCAAAGTAATCATATCAAATGAAGAGAGAGCTCCAGTGAACTGATTGATTGTATAAATCACCGCATAGTAGTAACCAAGGATCAGCATCAGCAAAGATCCACTTACGCCAGGGATAACCATGGCAGCCGCTGAAACGACGCCTACTAAAAAGAGTGCAAGCAAGTGATTGAAAGTCAGGGAAATTGTTTGTCCAGTTGCACCGCCAGTTTCAGCAAAGGCCATCCATGCAACGATTCCGAAAAAGATTAAGAAGAAAAGAAGATGGAGGAAATTCATCGATTGTTTTTCCTGGACCATACTTTTCTGGAAAGATCTCCATAAAATCGGTAAACCACCAAGAATCAGACCAATAAACGCGACTGCTGTAGCAAGAGTGTATTTTACGAGTAGCAATTCAATGAAATAGGAAAAACCTGATATTCCAAGGATAGCTCCAATAATCAGTGGA
Coding sequences within:
- a CDS encoding DUF368 domain-containing protein, with the translated sequence MQYLWMIIKGMIIGITNVIPGVSGGTMAVSFGIYDDVIHAVTHLKSEFKKSARIIGPLIIGAILGISGFSYFIELLLVKYTLATAVAFIGLILGGLPILWRSFQKSMVQEKQSMNFLHLLFFLIFFGIVAWMAFAETGGATGQTISLTFNHLLALFLVGVVSAAAMVIPGVSGSLLMLILGYYYAVIYTINQFTGALSSFDMITLIPFGILLGTYALGMLIGIILISKAIDYFFKTKPTYTYASILGLVVASPIAILTNTSAIPDLQSGRSIWYYLLTVVLGIGCFLLTFALGNTEDTSE